A single region of the Jatrophihabitans sp. GAS493 genome encodes:
- the ccrA gene encoding crotonyl-CoA carboxylase/reductase has protein sequence MQEIRNAILADNLAELATIPVPETYQAMVVLAEEADMFAGLDSRDKDPRKSLHLQEVPTPELGPGEALIAVMASAINYNTVWTSIFEPVSTFGFLKRYGASSALAKKHDRPYHAVGSDLAGVVLRVGPGVTKWKAGDEVVAHCLSVELEDPQGHDDTMMDPQQRIWGFETNFGGLAELALVKSNQLMPKPDHLTWEEAASPGLVNSTAYRQLVSQHGAGMKQGDVVLIWGASGGLGGYATQFALNGGAIPVCVVSSPEKAEICRAMGAEYIIDRSAEKYEFWKDGQQQPSEWKRLGKKIRELTGGEDPDIVFEHPGRETFGASVYVTKRGGTIVTCASTTGYWHEYDNRYLWMTLKRIVGSHFANYRESWEANRLIAKGAIHPTLSRVYPLAETGQAAYDVHKNLHQGKVGVLCLAPEEGLGVRDQELRAKHIDAINRFRNR, from the coding sequence GTGCAAGAAATTCGCAACGCCATCCTCGCCGACAACCTCGCCGAACTGGCGACGATCCCGGTCCCGGAGACCTATCAGGCGATGGTTGTCCTGGCGGAGGAGGCCGACATGTTCGCCGGTCTCGATTCTCGCGACAAGGATCCGCGCAAGAGCCTGCACCTGCAGGAAGTTCCCACGCCGGAGCTCGGCCCCGGCGAGGCCCTCATCGCCGTGATGGCCAGCGCGATCAACTACAACACGGTCTGGACCTCCATCTTCGAACCGGTCTCGACCTTCGGCTTCCTGAAGCGATACGGCGCCTCCTCGGCACTGGCCAAAAAGCACGATCGGCCCTACCACGCGGTCGGTTCCGATCTCGCCGGGGTCGTACTGCGGGTTGGCCCGGGCGTCACCAAGTGGAAGGCCGGAGACGAGGTCGTCGCCCACTGCCTCTCCGTCGAGTTGGAGGACCCGCAGGGTCACGACGACACCATGATGGACCCGCAGCAGCGAATCTGGGGCTTCGAGACCAACTTCGGTGGCCTCGCCGAATTGGCGCTGGTGAAGTCGAACCAGCTGATGCCCAAGCCCGATCACCTCACCTGGGAGGAGGCCGCCTCGCCCGGCCTGGTCAACTCCACCGCCTACCGCCAGCTCGTCTCCCAGCATGGCGCCGGGATGAAGCAGGGCGACGTGGTGCTGATCTGGGGCGCCTCCGGCGGCCTCGGCGGCTACGCGACGCAGTTCGCCCTCAACGGTGGCGCCATTCCGGTCTGTGTCGTCAGCTCGCCGGAGAAGGCCGAGATCTGCCGCGCGATGGGTGCCGAATACATCATCGACCGCAGTGCCGAGAAGTACGAGTTCTGGAAGGACGGCCAGCAGCAGCCGTCGGAGTGGAAGCGGCTGGGCAAGAAGATCCGCGAGCTCACCGGTGGCGAAGACCCCGACATCGTCTTCGAGCACCCCGGACGCGAGACCTTCGGCGCCAGCGTCTACGTCACCAAGCGAGGCGGCACCATCGTCACCTGCGCCTCCACGACCGGCTACTGGCACGAGTACGACAACCGCTATCTCTGGATGACGCTGAAGCGCATCGTCGGCTCGCACTTCGCGAACTACCGCGAATCGTGGGAGGCGAATCGCCTGATCGCCAAGGGTGCCATCCACCCGACGCTGTCGCGCGTTTACCCGTTGGCCGAGACCGGCCAGGCCGCCTACGACGTCCACAAGAACCTGCACCAAGGCAAGGTCGGCGTGCTCTGCCTCGCTCCTGAAGAGGGCCTCGGCGTTCGTGACCAGGAACTTCGGGCCAAGCACATCGATGCGATCAACCGGTTCCGCAACCGCTGA
- the mce gene encoding methylmalonyl-CoA epimerase, whose amino-acid sequence MPDSSLFTKIDHVGIAVPDLDAAIAFYRDTFGIVSVHEETNEEQGVREAMLAVGDGSTRIQLLAPLTEESTIAKFIGRNGAGVQQVAYTVTDVEATSAALRAKGLRLLYDAPKRGTSDSRVNFIHPKDAGGVLVELVQPAAAAH is encoded by the coding sequence ATGCCTGATTCGAGCCTCTTCACCAAGATCGACCATGTCGGTATCGCCGTTCCCGATCTGGACGCGGCGATCGCGTTCTACCGGGACACCTTCGGAATCGTCAGCGTGCACGAGGAGACGAACGAAGAGCAGGGCGTGCGCGAGGCGATGCTGGCCGTCGGTGACGGTTCGACCCGCATCCAGCTTCTCGCCCCCCTCACCGAAGAATCGACGATCGCCAAGTTCATCGGCCGAAATGGCGCCGGTGTTCAGCAGGTCGCGTACACCGTCACCGACGTCGAGGCGACCAGTGCCGCGCTGCGGGCCAAGGGGCTGCGGCTGCTCTACGACGCACCCAAGCGCGGCACGTCGGATTCGCGGGTCAACTTCATCCACCCCAAGGACGCGGGCGGGGTGCTGGTGGAGCTGGTACAGCCGGCTGCCGCCGCTCACTAA